A single Garra rufa chromosome 9, GarRuf1.0, whole genome shotgun sequence DNA region contains:
- the emg1 gene encoding ribosomal RNA small subunit methyltransferase NEP1 yields the protein MAAHAGDKRGLEHLDEYEPKRARQQDKKSLPDLMTENRLVVVLEGATLETVKVGKIFELLNCDQHKNIIVKSGRDPGTIRPDITHQCLLMLLDSPLNRAGLLQVYIHTAKNALIEINPQTRIPRTFTRFCGLMVQLLHKMSVRAADGPHRLLRLIKNPVSDHLPPGCIRFSTSFKAGEAVCPRTIVPKNGSAAVVIGAFAHGTVNVDYTEKTVSISNYPLSAALTCAKMCSAFEEVWGVL from the exons ATGGCTGCACACGCTGGAGACAAGCGTGGTCTGGAGCATTTAGATGAATATGAACCAAAACGGGCAAGACAGCAAGACAAGAAAAGCTTGCCTGATCTTATGACAGAAAATCGCCTTGTTGTTGTTTTAGAAGGAGCGACGCTTGAAACCGTAAAG GTTGGGAAGATATTTGAGTTGCTGAACTGTGATCAACATAAAAATATCATCGTAAAAAGTGGCAGAGATCCTGGAACGATTCGCCCGGATATCACACATCAG TGCCTGTTGATGTTACTGGACAGTCCTTTGAACAGAGCTGGACTGCTTCAAGTGTACATTCACACAGCGAAGAATGCTTTGATCGAGATCAACCCACAGACAAGAATTCCTCGCACTTTTACACGATTTTGTGGACTAATGG TCCAGCTCCTGCACAAGATGAGTGTGAGAGCAGCGGATGGTCCTCACCGCCTGTTAAGACTGATTAAAAATCCAGTGTCAGACCACCTACCACCTGGTTGCATTCGATTTTCAACATCATTCAAAGCAGGAGAGGCTGTGTGTCCCAGAACAATTGTCCCTAAAAATGGATCTGCCGCTGTTGTCATTGGAGCATTCGCACATGGAACA GTCAATGTCGACTACACAGAGAAGACGGTGTCCATTAGTAACTATCCTCTGTCTGCAGCTCTGACCTGTGCCAAGATGTGTTCTGCATTTGAGGAGGTCTGGGGAGTGTTATGA
- the gtf3c6 gene encoding general transcription factor 3C polypeptide 6: MSTTASSDTAMEDEWEEDEQLVVAELSGMISSDIISSRQGTCKIVDIDSEQPMMQVGRYLFAGEYEDAIGTCVIFEEDGAGSNPALKYKCHTMKKLMLQRTFLSERKEDEPVSNKIEVLALQEEESFGRKSAVCHYLDPIDTEKSVLDESKDCEDPEMSDESADEMDETETEAGATLLENSAEETMNASSCSQLAATQEGDDGS, from the coding sequence ATGAGCACAACTGCTTCTTCAGACACAGCCATGGAGGACGAATGGGAAGAAGATGAGCAGCTGGTTGTGGCGGAACTGTCTGGAATGATCAGCTCTGATATAATCTCCAGTCGGCAGGGCACATGTAAGATAGTGGACATTGACAGCGAGCAGCCCATGATGCAGGTGGGTCGCTATCTGTTCGCTGGGGAATACGAGGATGCCATCGGGACCTGTGTGATTTTTGAAGAGGACGGTGCAGGTTCTAATCCAGCTCTTAAATACAAATGTCACACAATGAAGAAACTAATGCTTCAGCGGACGTTCCTGTCGGAGAGGAAGGAGGACGAGCCCGTTTCTAACAAAATAGAGGTACTGGCTCTCCAAGAGGAAGAATCGTTCGGCAGGAAGAGCGCAGTTTGTCACTATCTGGATCCGATAGACACAGAGAAATCTGTGCTAGACGAATCTAAAGATTGCGAGGATCCAGAAATGAGCGACGAATCAGCGGATGAAATGGATGAGACTGAGACTGAGGCGGGAGCAACGCTTTTGGAGAACTCTGCTGAGGAGACGATGAACGCCAGCAGCTGTTCTCAACTGGCGGCTACACAAGAAGGAGATGATGGCTCTTGA